A genomic region of Pseudomonas sp. RSB 5.4 contains the following coding sequences:
- a CDS encoding RNA polymerase sigma factor — MSSVPSPHSELVGALYRDHRGWLLSWLRRNVACPQRAEDLSQDTFVRLLGRDELLTPREPRAFLVAIAKGLLFDYFRRAALEQAYLAELMLIPEGEQPSVEEQQLILEDLKAIDRLLGKLSTKARAAFLYNRLDGLGHAEIAAKLGVSVPRVRQYLAQGIRQCYIALYGEPT, encoded by the coding sequence GTGTCGTCAGTCCCAAGCCCTCACAGTGAACTCGTCGGTGCGTTGTATCGTGACCATCGCGGTTGGCTGCTGAGCTGGCTGCGGCGCAATGTGGCTTGCCCGCAACGGGCCGAAGACCTGAGTCAGGACACCTTCGTCCGTCTGCTCGGTCGCGATGAGTTGCTGACGCCGCGCGAACCCCGGGCGTTTCTGGTGGCGATCGCCAAGGGCCTGCTGTTCGACTACTTCCGCCGCGCCGCACTGGAGCAGGCCTACCTCGCCGAGCTGATGCTGATCCCCGAAGGCGAACAACCCTCGGTCGAAGAGCAGCAACTGATCCTCGAAGACCTCAAGGCTATCGACCGCTTGCTCGGCAAGCTGTCGACCAAGGCCCGCGCCGCCTTCCTTTATAACCGCCTCGACGGCCTCGGCCATGCTGAAATCGCCGCGAAGCTTGGCGTCTCCGTGCCGCGTGTGCGGCAGTACCTCGCGCAGGGCATCCGCCAGTGCTACATCGCCCTGTACGGTGAGCCGACATGA
- a CDS encoding DUF294 nucleotidyltransferase-like domain-containing protein, which translates to MSKADAFTQAGKTAVLQNIQGTLQFLQRFPPFNQMEHAHLAYLVEQCQLRFYGQGESIIKPADGPVEYFYIVKQGRVVGERQHITRPGTETTFEITTGECFPLAALIGERATRTEHLASEDTFCLQLNKPAFIKLFALSNSFRDFALRGVSSLLDQVNQQVQQKAVETLGTQYSLNTRLGELAMRHPVTCSLDTPLREAVKLMHEQQVGSIVAVDEHKAPLGIFTLRDLREVVANGSGDFSETIERHMTCSPFFLSPDHSAFDAAIAMTERHIAHVCLVKDQRLCGVVSERDLFSLQRVDLVHLARTIRSAQRIEQLVSLRGEIGQLVERMLAHGASSTQITHIITLLNDHTVCRVIELTLAEKGDPGVPFSWLCFGSEGRREQTLHTDQDNGILFEARDAAHAAEIRGKLLPIAQQINQSLAQCGFSLCKGNIMAGNPELCLSRAEWARRFAAFIREATPENLLGSSIYFDLRVVWGDEKGCAQLRRGILDQVGDNRLFQRMLAENALRNRPPVGRFREFVLARKNGEKATLDLKVQGLTPFVDGARLLALANGIETNNTLERLRQLVEKEVIERLDGAAYEEAYHFIQQTRMQQHQIQTRENLPWSNRVDPDSLNHLDRRILRESLRQAQRLQSSLALRYQL; encoded by the coding sequence ATGAGTAAAGCGGACGCCTTCACCCAGGCAGGGAAAACCGCGGTGTTGCAGAACATTCAGGGCACCCTGCAATTCCTTCAGCGCTTCCCGCCCTTCAATCAGATGGAACACGCGCACCTGGCTTATCTGGTGGAACAATGTCAGCTGCGTTTCTATGGCCAGGGTGAGAGCATCATCAAACCCGCCGACGGGCCGGTCGAATATTTCTACATCGTCAAACAGGGTCGCGTGGTCGGCGAACGCCAGCACATCACCCGGCCCGGCACCGAAACCACCTTCGAGATCACCACCGGGGAATGCTTCCCGCTGGCCGCGCTGATTGGCGAACGGGCGACCCGCACCGAGCATCTGGCCAGCGAAGACACCTTCTGCCTGCAACTGAACAAACCGGCGTTCATCAAACTGTTCGCCCTGTCCAACAGCTTCCGTGATTTCGCTTTGCGCGGGGTCAGCAGCCTGCTCGATCAGGTCAACCAGCAAGTCCAGCAGAAAGCCGTGGAAACCCTCGGCACCCAGTACTCGCTGAACACCCGCCTCGGCGAATTGGCGATGCGCCATCCGGTGACCTGCAGCCTGGACACGCCACTGCGCGAAGCGGTGAAGCTGATGCACGAGCAACAGGTCGGCAGCATCGTCGCGGTGGATGAACACAAGGCGCCGCTGGGGATTTTCACCCTGCGCGATCTGCGCGAAGTGGTCGCCAATGGCAGTGGTGATTTCAGCGAAACCATCGAGCGACACATGACCTGTTCGCCGTTCTTTCTGTCGCCCGATCACAGCGCATTCGACGCGGCGATTGCCATGACCGAACGGCACATCGCCCACGTTTGTCTGGTCAAGGATCAGCGTCTGTGTGGCGTGGTTTCCGAGCGCGACCTGTTCTCGCTGCAACGGGTCGACCTGGTGCACCTGGCCCGGACCATCCGCAGTGCCCAGCGCATCGAGCAACTGGTGAGCCTGCGCGGCGAGATCGGCCAACTGGTCGAACGCATGCTCGCCCACGGTGCGTCTTCGACGCAGATCACCCACATCATCACCCTGCTCAACGACCACACCGTGTGCCGGGTGATCGAACTGACCCTCGCCGAAAAAGGCGACCCCGGCGTGCCGTTCAGTTGGCTGTGTTTCGGCAGCGAAGGCCGGCGCGAACAGACGCTGCACACCGATCAGGACAACGGCATTCTGTTCGAAGCGCGGGACGCGGCACACGCGGCGGAGATTCGCGGCAAGCTGCTGCCAATCGCCCAGCAGATCAACCAGAGCCTGGCGCAGTGCGGCTTCAGTCTGTGCAAGGGCAACATCATGGCCGGCAACCCCGAACTGTGTCTGTCGCGGGCGGAATGGGCGCGGCGCTTTGCGGCGTTCATCCGCGAGGCAACGCCGGAGAACCTGCTCGGTTCGAGCATCTATTTCGACCTGCGAGTGGTCTGGGGTGACGAAAAAGGCTGCGCGCAACTGCGCCGGGGGATTCTCGATCAGGTCGGCGACAACCGTCTGTTCCAGCGCATGCTGGCCGAGAATGCCCTGCGTAATCGTCCGCCAGTGGGGCGTTTCCGCGAGTTTGTGCTGGCGCGCAAAAACGGCGAGAAAGCCACCCTAGACCTCAAGGTTCAGGGCCTGACGCCCTTCGTCGACGGCGCACGCCTGTTGGCCCTGGCCAATGGCATCGAAACCAACAACACCCTCGAACGCTTGCGCCAACTGGTTGAAAAAGAGGTGATCGAACGTCTCGACGGCGCCGCGTATGAAGAGGCCTATCATTTCATCCAGCAGACGCGCATGCAGCAACACCAGATCCAGACGCGGGAAAATCTGCCATGGTCGAACCGGGTCGATCCCGACAGCCTCAATCATCTGGACCGGCGCATCCTGCGTGAATCCCTGCGCCAGGCGCAGCGCCTGCAAAGCAGCCTGGCCCTGCGGTATCAGCTATGA
- a CDS encoding FecR family protein has protein sequence MSPASSKPVSAQVLDAAIAWQLSLDSGSPLEREEFAKWHAANEEHARAWRQLGMLDQRFSVANGPARAALLQSREGIRRRVRKLGSGLASVVALVGLALFAGDRYLPLDYWLADQRTATGEQRTVRLADGTVLNLNTHSAVDVRFDARQRLIVLQEGEIMVETGHGDTRPFIVETREGSMRALGTRFLVKREDQGTRLSVLQSAVAVHPQSHPEEQILREGQQVLIRNDGLDTVAALTPGADAWTRGMLVVDNARLADLVHELARYRRGYLGVAPEVADLRITGSFPLHDTDKALSALLPTLPVQIEQHTPYWVTVAKADTKP, from the coding sequence ATGAGCCCGGCCAGCTCCAAACCGGTCTCCGCGCAGGTGCTGGATGCGGCGATTGCCTGGCAGTTGTCGCTGGATTCCGGCAGTCCGCTGGAGCGCGAGGAGTTCGCCAAATGGCATGCAGCGAATGAAGAACACGCCCGCGCCTGGCGGCAGTTGGGCATGCTCGATCAGCGCTTCAGCGTCGCCAATGGCCCGGCCCGCGCGGCCCTGCTGCAATCGCGCGAAGGCATTCGGCGGCGCGTGCGCAAGCTCGGCAGCGGATTGGCCAGCGTGGTGGCGCTCGTCGGTCTGGCGTTGTTTGCCGGTGATCGCTACTTGCCGCTGGATTACTGGCTCGCCGATCAACGCACCGCCACCGGCGAGCAGCGTACGGTGCGGCTGGCCGATGGCACCGTGCTCAACCTCAACACCCACAGCGCGGTGGATGTGCGTTTCGATGCCAGGCAGCGGCTGATCGTGTTGCAGGAAGGCGAGATCATGGTCGAGACCGGTCACGGCGATACGCGACCGTTCATCGTCGAAACCCGCGAAGGCAGCATGCGCGCGCTGGGCACGCGGTTTCTGGTCAAGCGTGAAGACCAAGGCACGCGCCTGAGCGTCCTGCAATCGGCGGTGGCCGTGCATCCGCAAAGTCACCCCGAAGAGCAGATCCTGCGCGAAGGCCAGCAAGTGCTGATTCGCAACGACGGCCTCGACACGGTCGCTGCGCTCACGCCCGGCGCCGATGCCTGGACCCGCGGCATGCTCGTGGTAGACAACGCGCGGCTCGCAGACCTGGTGCATGAACTGGCTCGTTATCGCCGCGGATATCTGGGCGTGGCGCCGGAAGTCGCTGACCTGCGCATTACCGGCAGCTTCCCGCTGCACGACACCGACAAGGCCCTGAGCGCCCTGCTGCCGACCCTGCCGGTGCAGATCGAGCAGCACACGCCGTATTGGGTCACGGTGGCGAAGGCTGATACCAAGCCCTGA
- the creD gene encoding cell envelope integrity protein CreD, with protein sequence MNKNLTIKLGAIALLILLLLIPLLMIDGIIDDRQQRRDGVLEDIARSSSNSQQLSGPVMVVPYRKVIHNWKLNDKTNQRYDEPSEERGRLYFLPERFELDGQVQTELRNRGIYEARLFHVDNRINGHFSLPAQLGIQEDFADYQFDAPFLAVGISDIRGIENALKLEVDGQRLDFVPGTQVGWLGEGVRVTLPALDTRNATELTFGFDLRLQGTGSLQVLPVGKTSHVSLAANWPHPSFVGNFLPGKREISDQGFSADWQTTFFSTNLQEAMSRCVMGNDCEAFNGRSFGVSFIDPVDQYLKSDRAIKYALLFIVLTFAGFFLFEVLKSLAVHPVQYALVGVALAFFYLLLLSLSEHIGFALAYLLSASGCVLLIGFYVCHVLHSVRHGLSFSVGLAALYGLLYGLLSAEDYALLMGSLLLFGLLGVFMVLTRKLDWYGIGQKPAKPLEFDVEAMQ encoded by the coding sequence ATGAACAAGAATCTGACCATAAAGCTCGGGGCGATTGCCCTGTTGATCCTGCTGTTGCTGATACCGCTGCTGATGATCGACGGCATCATCGATGACCGCCAGCAACGGCGCGATGGCGTGCTTGAAGACATTGCCCGCAGCTCCAGTAACAGCCAGCAACTGAGCGGGCCGGTGATGGTGGTGCCGTATCGCAAAGTGATTCATAACTGGAAGCTCAACGACAAAACCAACCAGCGCTACGACGAGCCAAGTGAAGAACGCGGTCGTCTGTATTTTTTGCCGGAGCGCTTCGAACTCGATGGCCAGGTGCAGACCGAGTTGCGCAATCGCGGTATTTACGAAGCGCGACTGTTCCACGTCGACAATCGCATCAATGGGCATTTCTCGTTGCCGGCGCAGTTGGGGATCCAGGAAGATTTTGCCGACTACCAGTTCGATGCGCCGTTTCTGGCGGTGGGCATCAGCGATATTCGCGGCATCGAAAACGCGCTGAAACTGGAAGTCGACGGCCAACGTCTGGACTTCGTGCCCGGCACCCAGGTCGGCTGGCTCGGCGAAGGGGTGCGGGTCACGTTGCCGGCGCTGGACACCCGTAACGCCACGGAGCTGACCTTCGGTTTCGACCTGCGTCTGCAAGGCACCGGTTCATTGCAGGTGCTGCCGGTGGGCAAGACCAGCCACGTCAGTCTTGCCGCCAACTGGCCGCATCCAAGCTTTGTCGGCAACTTCTTGCCGGGCAAACGCGAGATCAGCGATCAGGGTTTCAGCGCGGATTGGCAGACCACGTTCTTCTCCACCAACCTGCAAGAAGCCATGAGCCGGTGCGTCATGGGCAATGACTGCGAGGCGTTCAACGGGCGCAGTTTTGGTGTGAGCTTCATCGATCCGGTGGATCAGTACCTGAAGAGTGATCGGGCGATCAAATATGCGCTGTTGTTCATCGTCCTGACGTTCGCCGGTTTCTTCCTGTTCGAAGTGCTCAAGAGTCTGGCGGTGCACCCGGTGCAATACGCGTTGGTCGGGGTGGCGCTGGCGTTCTTCTACCTGTTGCTGCTGTCGTTGTCGGAGCACATCGGCTTTGCCCTGGCGTATCTGCTGTCGGCCAGTGGCTGTGTGTTGTTGATCGGGTTTTATGTTTGCCACGTGCTGCACAGCGTGCGTCATGGCCTGAGCTTTTCTGTGGGATTGGCGGCGTTGTATGGCCTGCTGTATGGCCTGCTGAGCGCCGAGGATTACGCGCTGCTGATGGGCTCGCTGCTGTTGTTCGGCCTGCTCGGGGTGTTCATGGTGCTGACGCGCAAACTCGACTGGTACGGGATCGGGCAGAAACCGGCCAAGCCGCTGGAGTTTGATGTGGAGGCGATGCAATGA
- a CDS encoding 3'-5' exonuclease → MSLFSWLRPASPLLSADLQQRLAKLPAISELKECSLREQRWVVLDLETTGLNLNKDRVLSIGAVVIEDGAIDFSQQFERTLQCRELKLSPSVLIHGLGPNAIAAGSDPAEALLELMEFIDDSPVLAFHAPFDQHMLGRALREHLGYKLQNVFLDVADMAPLLCPQANIREAGLDEWIDWFRLEVFERHNASADALATAELALILFSRARQQQIHSPLNLQQRLSQWKRRQQAPSL, encoded by the coding sequence ATGAGCCTGTTCTCGTGGCTGCGGCCGGCCAGCCCCCTGCTGTCGGCAGACCTGCAACAACGTCTGGCAAAACTGCCGGCGATCAGCGAACTGAAAGAATGCAGCCTGCGCGAACAGCGCTGGGTGGTGCTCGATCTGGAAACTACCGGGCTGAACCTGAACAAGGATCGCGTGCTGTCGATCGGCGCGGTGGTCATCGAAGACGGCGCGATCGACTTCAGTCAGCAGTTCGAGCGCACTCTGCAATGTCGGGAGCTGAAGCTCAGCCCGAGCGTGTTGATCCATGGCTTGGGGCCGAACGCGATTGCCGCCGGCAGCGACCCGGCCGAGGCGTTGCTGGAGCTTATGGAATTTATCGATGACAGCCCGGTGCTGGCGTTTCATGCGCCCTTCGATCAGCACATGCTTGGGCGCGCGCTGCGGGAACACCTGGGTTACAAGCTGCAGAATGTGTTTCTGGATGTCGCGGACATGGCGCCGCTGCTGTGTCCGCAGGCGAATATCCGCGAGGCCGGGCTGGACGAATGGATCGACTGGTTCAGGCTGGAGGTGTTCGAGCGGCACAACGCGAGTGCCGATGCGCTGGCCACGGCAGAGCTGGCGTTGATTCTGTTCAGCCGCGCGCGACAGCAGCAGATTCATAGTCCGCTGAATCTGCAGCAACGCTTGAGTCAGTGGAAGCGCCGACAGCAGGCGCCTTCCTTGTAG
- a CDS encoding PepSY domain-containing protein, whose translation MKSKTIRRWSFIHTWTSLICTVFLLLLALTGLPLIFHHEIEHLLGDAPQVREMPADTPRLNLAQLVDAAEKHRPGEVVQYFGFEDDEPNAVLTIMAKTAGTEPNSSHTFMLDARTGEALETPSANGGLMLFILRLHVDMFAGLPGKLLLAFMGVLFVVAIISGTVLYLPFMRRLQFGTVRQDKSTRLRWLDLHNLIGIVTLTWALVVGVTGVISACADLIIAAWRNDTLTAMVAPYRDAPPLTRLAPATRLLDIARDVAPGMNPDFIAFPGTRFSSEHHYSVFMKGGTHLTSHLLTPVLIDASTLQVTAVGERPWYMDAMGMSQPLHFGDYGGMPMKILWATLDVLTIIVLGSGVYLWVARRKAAKPLTTEAAA comes from the coding sequence ATGAAAAGTAAAACCATCCGCCGCTGGTCGTTCATCCACACCTGGACCAGCCTGATCTGCACCGTGTTTCTGCTGCTGTTGGCATTGACCGGCCTGCCGCTGATTTTCCATCACGAGATCGAGCATTTGCTCGGCGATGCGCCGCAAGTGCGCGAGATGCCCGCCGACACGCCGCGCCTGAATCTGGCGCAACTGGTCGACGCCGCAGAAAAACATCGCCCCGGTGAAGTGGTGCAGTACTTCGGTTTCGAAGACGACGAGCCCAACGCCGTGCTGACGATCATGGCGAAAACCGCCGGCACCGAACCGAACTCTTCGCACACCTTCATGCTCGATGCGCGTACCGGTGAAGCGCTGGAAACCCCGTCGGCCAATGGCGGCCTGATGCTGTTCATCCTGCGCCTGCACGTCGACATGTTCGCCGGGTTGCCAGGCAAGTTGCTGCTGGCATTCATGGGCGTGCTGTTTGTGGTCGCGATCATTTCCGGCACTGTGCTGTATCTGCCATTCATGCGCCGTTTGCAGTTCGGCACCGTGCGTCAGGACAAGTCCACCCGCCTACGCTGGCTCGATCTGCACAACCTGATCGGCATCGTCACCCTGACCTGGGCGCTGGTGGTGGGCGTCACCGGAGTGATCAGCGCCTGCGCCGACCTGATCATCGCCGCGTGGCGCAATGACACGCTGACCGCCATGGTCGCGCCCTACCGCGATGCCCCGCCGCTGACCCGACTGGCCCCGGCCACCCGCCTGCTGGACATCGCCCGCGACGTGGCGCCGGGCATGAACCCGGATTTCATCGCTTTCCCCGGCACGCGGTTTTCCAGCGAGCACCATTATTCAGTCTTCATGAAGGGCGGCACGCACCTGACCTCGCACCTGCTGACGCCGGTACTGATCGATGCCAGCACCCTGCAAGTCACCGCCGTCGGTGAACGCCCGTGGTACATGGACGCCATGGGCATGTCACAGCCGCTGCACTTCGGCGACTACGGCGGCATGCCGATGAAAATCCTCTGGGCGACCCTCGACGTGCTGACCATCATCGTCCTCGGCAGCGGCGTGTACCTCTGGGTGGCGCGGCGTAAAGCGGCGAAACCGCTGACGACGGAGGCTGCTGCATGA
- a CDS encoding glutathione S-transferase → MSAPSMTLFHNTLSPFVRKVMVLLHETGQQDRVALQDCVLTPVSPDATLNADNPLGKIPALRLSDGSVIHDSRVILEYLDQQHVGNPLIPREGAARWRRLTLASMADGIMDASVMVRYELVLRAPEKHWDEWLDAQRDKIRRALAYLESDAIAELTSHFDVAAISVACALGYIDLRHPDLDWRSANPQLANWYFDVSQRPSMVATMPKP, encoded by the coding sequence ATGTCCGCCCCCAGCATGACCCTGTTCCACAACACGCTTTCCCCGTTCGTGCGCAAAGTGATGGTGCTGCTGCACGAGACCGGCCAGCAGGATCGCGTCGCTCTGCAAGACTGCGTCCTCACCCCGGTCAGCCCGGACGCTACGCTCAACGCCGACAACCCGCTGGGCAAGATTCCGGCCCTGCGTCTGTCCGACGGCAGCGTCATCCATGACAGCCGCGTGATCCTCGAATACCTCGACCAGCAGCACGTCGGCAATCCGCTGATCCCCCGCGAAGGTGCGGCCCGCTGGCGGCGTCTGACCCTGGCGTCGATGGCTGACGGGATCATGGACGCCTCGGTGATGGTGCGTTACGAACTGGTGCTGCGCGCCCCGGAAAAGCATTGGGATGAATGGCTCGACGCCCAGCGCGACAAGATTCGTCGCGCCCTGGCCTATCTGGAAAGTGACGCCATCGCCGAGCTGACCAGCCACTTCGACGTGGCGGCGATCAGCGTCGCTTGTGCACTGGGTTACATCGATCTGCGTCATCCGGATCTGGACTGGCGCAGCGCCAATCCGCAACTGGCCAACTGGTATTTCGACGTGAGCCAGCGACCGTCCATGGTTGCCACGATGCCCAAGCCTTAA
- a CDS encoding TonB-dependent siderophore receptor → MSRSLDTLLRPSLLAVAIALSAPLIGSPLLAAEQASSVRAYNLPAAPLSTTLNQIASQGGLALSLNPSLAAGKTSAPVSGQYDAAGALRAALRGTGLQLEQSSTGTYTLVAVPEGTLALPETAVIGVENLETAWGPVEGYTATRTAAGTKTDTALVEAPRSISVATRQQMDDRSVHSLDDAVRYMPGITASSYGSDTRADWLRVRGFEPTQFLDGLPLPKGVYANPKQETWNLDRLALLRGPASSVYGQTPPGGLLDMVSRRPSSDASSEIQLQYGSDNHRQINFASTGKIDDAGQFLYGISGVVRDSGTQIDHIDNKRYNIAPSLTWNIDDDTKFTLLSQFTRDDTGITSQFLPVQGTKIDMPFGSVSHHKNLGDPDWEYYDRTYYALGYAFEHRLNDVWQFKQNLRYTKSDLSFQALTVGSYPYTMVDDQGNVGRTSTSVDEDISQFAVDNNFQADFATGDIRHTVLLGLDHQRSNTNYLSIYGDGLKTNVLNPIYGQPIVRPDRSTAYYDYDQKTYQTGLYVQDQMALDQWRLTLGGREDWVHTGTTFFNKADATNTQRDKNFSGNAALSYVFDSGFVPYISYAESFQPTTGADASSTGSLKPTEGKQWEMGVKYQPPGSKTLLTAAVYDLTQKNVAVTTTVGNTPITSQTGEVKVKGLELEATSDVTDNLKVIAAYTLAKSEVQKGDYKGNRLQLMPNQQASLWTDYTWHSGVLDGFGIGGGVRYTGNTYGDQGNTWLGKANAYTVFDASVHYDLGRLDNSLKGASVAVNATNLFDKDYISTCDGFYCYYGDQRSVVASATYKW, encoded by the coding sequence ATGTCCCGTTCGCTAGACACCTTGCTGCGCCCCAGTCTGCTGGCCGTCGCCATCGCCCTCAGCGCGCCGCTGATCGGCAGCCCGTTGCTCGCTGCCGAACAGGCCTCCAGCGTACGCGCCTACAACCTCCCGGCGGCGCCGCTGTCGACCACCCTGAACCAGATCGCCAGCCAGGGCGGCCTCGCGCTGTCACTGAATCCGTCGCTGGCGGCGGGCAAGACCTCCGCGCCGGTCAGCGGCCAATACGATGCCGCCGGTGCGCTGCGTGCTGCCCTGCGTGGCACCGGTCTGCAACTGGAACAAAGCAGCACCGGCACTTACACCCTGGTGGCGGTGCCGGAAGGGACACTGGCGCTGCCGGAAACCGCAGTCATCGGCGTGGAAAACCTGGAAACCGCCTGGGGCCCGGTCGAAGGCTACACCGCCACCCGCACCGCCGCTGGCACCAAGACCGACACCGCGCTGGTCGAAGCACCGCGCTCGATCTCGGTCGCCACCCGTCAGCAGATGGACGACCGCAGCGTGCACAGCCTCGATGACGCCGTGCGCTACATGCCAGGCATCACCGCCAGCAGCTACGGCAGCGACACCCGCGCCGACTGGCTGCGCGTGCGCGGTTTCGAGCCGACCCAGTTCCTCGACGGCCTGCCCTTGCCAAAAGGCGTGTACGCCAACCCGAAACAGGAAACCTGGAACCTCGATCGCCTTGCCCTGCTGCGTGGCCCGGCCTCTTCCGTCTACGGCCAGACCCCGCCGGGCGGCCTGCTGGACATGGTCAGCCGGCGCCCGAGCAGCGACGCCAGCAGCGAAATCCAGTTGCAGTACGGCAGCGACAACCACCGTCAGATCAACTTCGCCAGCACCGGCAAGATCGACGACGCCGGCCAGTTCCTCTACGGCATCAGCGGCGTGGTGCGTGACAGCGGCACCCAGATCGACCACATCGACAACAAGCGCTACAACATCGCGCCGAGCCTGACCTGGAACATCGACGACGACACCAAGTTCACCCTGCTGAGCCAATTCACCCGCGACGATACCGGTATTACCAGCCAGTTCCTGCCGGTGCAGGGCACCAAGATCGACATGCCGTTCGGTAGCGTCTCGCACCACAAAAATCTCGGCGATCCGGATTGGGAATACTACGACCGCACTTACTACGCGCTCGGTTATGCCTTCGAACACCGGCTGAACGATGTCTGGCAGTTCAAGCAGAACCTGCGTTACACCAAGTCGGACCTGTCGTTCCAGGCCCTGACCGTCGGTTCTTACCCGTACACCATGGTGGACGATCAAGGTAACGTCGGGCGCACCAGCACCAGCGTTGATGAAGACATCAGCCAGTTCGCGGTGGACAACAACTTCCAGGCCGACTTCGCCACCGGTGACATTCGCCACACCGTGCTGTTGGGGCTGGATCACCAGCGCAGCAACACCAACTACCTGTCGATCTACGGTGACGGCCTGAAAACCAACGTGCTGAACCCGATCTACGGCCAGCCGATCGTTCGTCCGGATCGCTCGACGGCGTATTACGACTACGACCAGAAGACCTACCAGACCGGCCTCTACGTGCAGGATCAGATGGCCCTCGACCAATGGCGCCTGACGCTGGGCGGTCGTGAAGACTGGGTCCACACCGGCACCACGTTCTTCAACAAGGCCGACGCGACCAACACCCAGCGCGACAAGAACTTCAGCGGTAACGCAGCGCTCAGCTACGTGTTCGACTCGGGCTTCGTCCCGTACATTTCCTACGCCGAATCCTTCCAGCCAACCACCGGCGCCGACGCCTCCTCCACCGGTTCGCTGAAACCGACCGAAGGCAAGCAATGGGAAATGGGCGTCAAGTACCAGCCACCGGGCAGCAAGACCCTGCTGACCGCCGCCGTGTATGACCTGACGCAGAAAAACGTCGCGGTCACCACCACCGTCGGCAACACCCCGATCACCAGCCAGACCGGCGAAGTGAAAGTCAAAGGCCTGGAACTGGAGGCGACCTCGGACGTCACCGATAACCTGAAGGTAATTGCCGCCTACACCCTGGCCAAGTCCGAAGTGCAGAAAGGCGACTACAAAGGCAACCGCCTGCAACTGATGCCGAACCAGCAAGCATCGCTGTGGACTGATTACACCTGGCACAGCGGCGTGCTCGACGGCTTCGGTATCGGCGGTGGCGTGCGTTATACCGGCAACACCTATGGCGATCAGGGCAACACCTGGCTGGGCAAGGCCAATGCCTACACCGTGTTCGATGCCTCCGTGCATTACGACCTCGGGCGTCTGGACAACAGCCTCAAAGGTGCGTCGGTCGCGGTCAACGCGACCAACCTGTTCGACAAGGACTACATCTCCACCTGCGACGGCTTCTACTGCTACTACGGCGACCAGCGCAGCGTCGTCGCCAGCGCCACCTACAAGTGGTAA
- a CDS encoding response regulator, with amino-acid sequence MSDHDILSDAEREALSAVMLEPDLPPQRVLIVDDDKDARELLSEILALDGIHCMTAASGETALKMLAEKPSIGLVITDLRMGNVGGLDLIRQVRESVRAAMPIIIVSGDADVKDAIAAMHLSVVDFLLKPIDTAKLLGLVKHELGIDP; translated from the coding sequence ATGTCCGACCACGATATTTTGAGCGACGCCGAGCGTGAAGCGCTCAGTGCTGTAATGCTCGAACCCGATCTGCCGCCGCAGCGTGTACTGATCGTCGATGACGACAAGGACGCCCGGGAGCTTTTGTCGGAGATACTCGCGTTGGATGGCATTCATTGCATGACCGCCGCCAGCGGCGAAACCGCGCTGAAGATGCTCGCGGAAAAACCCTCGATTGGCCTGGTGATCACTGATTTGCGCATGGGCAACGTCGGTGGTCTGGACTTGATTCGGCAGGTGCGCGAGTCGGTAAGGGCAGCGATGCCGATCATCATTGTTTCCGGCGACGCGGATGTGAAGGACGCCATCGCGGCGATGCATTTGAGCGTGGTGGATTTTCTGCTCAAGCCGATTGATACGGCGAAGTTGCTTGGCTTGGTCAAACACGAATTGGGCATTGATCCGTAA